The Tripterygium wilfordii isolate XIE 37 chromosome 4, ASM1340144v1, whole genome shotgun sequence genome has a window encoding:
- the LOC119996805 gene encoding protein CNGC15c-like — MVLLFDQIYERMLLDAICERLKLALCTEGTVLVREGDPVNEMLSIIRGYLDWYIANGGRTGFFNSCRITPGGFCGEELLTWTPVQFESDSLIVSSLLNLTHKSYRRSVILIYEALKFSTSCLLLLLLPLPLPSVSNYEQIDGNYQSSPAASLCGRA, encoded by the exons ATGGTTCTGTTGTTTGATCAAATATATGAAAGGATGCTGCTGGATGCAATATGTGAAAGGCTTAAACTTGCCTTATGCACTGAAGGCACAGTTCTAGTGCGTGAAGGTGATCCTGTTAATGAGATGCTCTCCATAATCCGCGGATACCTTGATTGGTACATCGCCAACGGTGGACGAACTGGATTCTTCAACTCATGTCGCATTACTCCTGGAGGCTTTTGTGGTGAGGAATTGCTTACATGG ACTCCTGTTCAGTTTGAGTCTGATTCGTTGATTGTATCTTCATTGTTGAATCTTACTCATAAGTCATATCGGCGATCGGTTATACTC ATttatgaagcattgaaattcTCTACGtcgtgtcttcttcttcttcttcttcctcttcctcttccctcTGTTAGCAACTATGAACAAATTGATGGAAATTACCAGTCAAGCCCCGCCGCTTCTCTCTGTGGGAGGGCATAA